The DNA region CCACAGGTAAACAAGCATAAGTGGCCACATATGGCAGCGCTACCAGATGGTCCGTGCATTGGTGAGGACACCAGTGGCTCGGGGTCGTTTTGGGTTGGTGACACCGGTGATTTTTGACAAATCTTCGGTTGTGGAGTAACGAATCTATGGTGGGCTAGAGCCTGAGCACTTTGATTGTTCTGGTGGTTGGTTTGTGATGGTTTGTGGACATATGGGTAAGACGCTGGTTTGCAGGAGGGATGTACTCCCGTAGGTGTTGGGTTGCGGTTGTGGAAGGCCGGTGGACATTCGGTGGGAGCAAAGGTTCTGTTGGAGGCCATGTTTGTGGGTAGCAGAAGCTCTGGGTTGACGATGGTGGCACTGTAACATTGAAGCAGTGGCGTTGGGCTGGATGTGGGTCCTGTGGGACGTTTGGTGGCAAACGTTGGCCGGACTCCGGCGATGGACCTGGCACCGAGTTTTGTCGTGAAGCCTCTCTGTGAGTTTGGAATGTgttgtccaaaatttttttcaaagatcAGTCAATGCTCTCTTTCCAATATCGTTCAAGGCTCCCGTCGGACAACTTCTGCATTGCTTCTTTGATCCCTTTCATGTCTGCTTCCAATATTTGAATATGTTCTTCGTCTGTAGCCATGGCAGCGATTTTGGTTTACTAGACTCTAGTGAGGGTTGAGGCGCAGGCTTTTTGTATGTGGAACGGGTTGCTTGTTTGTGGGGTATTTTCTAGTTTGAGCGGAATTGGATTGAAacagctttgataccaattgataggtACTCAAGGTTGGGTAGTGATGTGAGATGTGATTTGAGAGCTCTTTTCGGGTAAGAGAAACCACAATTCTTCACTTAGGGTAGAAGAACACCACAATACTTCACTCAAGGTAGGAGAAGATCACAAATACATACATCTAATTCATTCTCTCATTCTCATTAATAACCAAATGgtctttaaatagaaatacaagtCGATAAAGCTTAAAGTGATAACACCTAAAGttctaatattcaaattcaaataaactctaattctaataacctaatcctaatattaaataaactaatactaatttaaataatctaatcctaatgaattggaattgcATTCCTTATCCCTATCATGACCACATTGACAACCTCCAGCGACCCTGCCCAAGAAGCAGCCAAGGAAGCAGAGTCACAGCTTGGCCCACAAGACAATTAAGGATCGCAAGGGGCACCCTCGCATGGTCCTAACCTCTCTTCCTCGACATATCACTAGGCCTCTTTCAACTAAACCGGGCAGTATAGCTCAAACTCTAGGCCCACTTGGCCATCTCTTCGACGGCCTCTAGCCTACCCCATAGAGCTCCCCGCTCAGCCGCCACCACGCAATCATATGTGTGGGCTTGCTCACGCTCAACCTCCTCTTTTGGAGCTAATGATGCCGCTTCTACAAGAAGCAAAACTTCCAAGTCACTCATCAAAAGGGCAACGACCACGCGATCTCCTTAGAAACTCAAAGCTTCAACACCAACTCTAGAGGCGTGCGTGACTCTCCCATACACCCTCTCCCATACACCACTTCAGGGCAACCGCTGCAAAATGTCGTTGCTTCACATAAGCCCCCCCACCAATAAGGAGTAGCCACACCAGCACTTCAACCAAATCACCAAGAACAGGAAGTCGAGTCCACACCTCATGTCGAGAAGCATCACTGGTGGTGGGTAAATCCACTTCTACTGGACACATAGGCCTCTCGTGACCTGAAGGGCAAGGGCATGGACCTAACCTCTCTTCCTAGATAGACCGCTCAACCTTCCTCAATTGAACTTGGGCAATATAGTTCAAACCATAAGCCCACCTGGCCATCTCTTCAACGACCTCTAGCCGCCACCACACAATCATATTTGTGGGCCTGCTCATGCTCAACCTCTTTTTTTGCAACCGATGATGCTGCTTCTACAAGAAGCAAAGCCTCAAAGTCACTAAAAGGTTCTGCACTAGAGCCACCAACTATGGAGGCACACGTAACATCCCGAGCACCACTTTAGGGCACCCTGAGACAACAATTCACATAAACATTGCTACTTCTAGGCTAACAACTGCGCCATCCGCATAAAAAAGGAGTAGCCTCTCTAGCACTTCAACCAACACCAAGAAGATGGAGTCGAGTCCGCTCCTCATGTTGAGAAGCTTCACTAGTCTATGCACCAGTGAAGCTTCACATACACCACTTCAGGGCAACCGCTGCAAAATGTCGTTGCTTCACATAAGCCCCCACCAATAAGGAGTAGCCACACCAGAACTTCAACCAAATCACCAAGAATAGGAAGTCGAGTCCACACCTCATGTCAAGAAGCATCACTGGTGGCGGGTGAATCCACTTCTACCGGACGCATATGCCTATCGTGACCTGAAGGGCAAAGGCATGGACCTAACCTCTCTTCCTAGATAGACCGCTCAACCTTCCTCGATTGAACTTGGGCAATATAGTTCAAACTCTAAGCCCACCTGGCCATCTCTTCNNNNNNNNNNNNNNNNNNNNNNNNNNNNNNNNNNNNNNNNNNNNNNNNNNNNNNNNNNNNNNNNNNNNNNNNNNNNNNNNNNNNNNNNNNNNNNNNNNNNAGGGTCTATGgctgtgacaaagaaaatagagaaacaTGGAGTGAGGTGAAGAGTCCACGACAGGCCAATTGGACCCCTgcttgccaaccacaaatccataaaccgaatccatattctatggaggagaaaaaagaatctgtggatgaagagtttcaggagtccgaattcattgatgaagaatccatattctgtggaggagaaaaaagaatctgtggatgaagagtttcaggagtccgaattcattgatgaagagttcagacatgaagatgttgaagatcttTCGTAAGGATTCATGGATTAagattccccaccaacctatgatgaggagcccgaagaagatgactcatgAGAAGAGGAAAGACTTACGGAGGAGCacgaagaagatgggttttttttcatgtttggcGGTCTCTATTCTGAAGAAGATGACTTatgggaagaggaaagaccTACAGAGGAGCATGAAGAAGACGAGTTTTTTCCCATGTTTGGCGGTCTCTATCCCGAAGATGACCCATTGGGAGATAAACCCACCGATGATGTTGGCGATTataaagaggttgatgaagaccttTCAGGTGAAGTGTctaattttaatggtgaagaGGTTGATGATGTTGATTTCCTTaatgttgaagatattttaaattctcctaaagaagattatggtgagttttatgcggatgagaaaaattatatgttcacaagggaaacaatggttGACCAATTCTTGAGTATCTTTATAGTACATGGAATGGAGAAGGTACTCAAGAATGGAGAAGGTACTCAATTCTTGAGTATCTTTTTTGCTCTTCGTTCGTTCCTTCTCCATTCCATATGCCATAAAGATACTCAAGAATTGGTCaaccattgtttcccttgtgaacatataatttttctcatccgcataaaactcaccataatcttctttaggagaatttaaaatatcttcaacacgAACGAAGAGCAAATCTGAAGTATTGCCAAATGCTGTAtggggctttcatgacaaccatcaaggtatttcgatgatgagaagcgtcacgtttattttggggtgttgccttgttttgatcttgaggaagggcgagtggaatgagttgattGGACATCCGAgggaccgtggaaagaaccggTCGAATTCAAGGGCGAATTTTCTCCAACAAGGGAAGAATGATTCAGATCGCAGGTCCcttggaagtgcgatcgagcgcacttccagataCTTGCGCACCAGGCCCCTGGTTGTGCggcgattgatcgcacatggAGCTGCTTATGTTATATTCTGCGTTTTAATTTAGGTTAAGCTgcctttatttccttgttttagtaggattagggttttgggagtcaatattttgttattttattaataacaaaattaaggttttgggggtatttatgtcatattttattatgtttagggttgtgggctataaatatatccTGATAGCCTCCAAAGAAAGacagttgttgtttattattgattttgattaatgagaatactcagagttgagtttattcctcttttccttcaaaacctagagagtatctagttttgtcaagaagaattcttagatctttgatagaatctagatctggagttatttatccgctgcttattgatgttcttcactgcagcccactaagtcacgctacaTCAGATTCACTAACAGGTAGTGAAATGAATACTTTGGTACGTACAGAGCACTACAGATGTTTGTTTAGTGTATGACAAAGTCGTTAAATTGATTACAGTTTCATGGAGAAGATGAGATTTCTGATGGGTTATGTTTTGTCTTGGGGTGTGCCATTAGTTGGAAAGCAGCATTACAATTGACAGATGCCTTGTCCATCATGGAGGCAAAGTATATGGTAGCGATAGAGGTGGTGAAAGAAGCAATTTGGTTGAGAGGTCTGGGTTGGCGATTTGCATTTGCTATAGGATGAGATTGTTGTGTTTTGTGATAGCCAAAGCATaatacatttgaccaaaaatcaaatatatcatGAGAGGACCAAGCACATTGATGTTAGATATCATTTTTTTCAGGAGGTTGTGACAATGGGTGATATCACAGTGAAGAGAATTACTCCAACAGATATGTTGACTAAACCAGTTTCGGTTCTCAAGTTCAAGCATTTCTTTGACTTGATTAGTGTTTGTAGTCCGTGATTACCCTTTGGGGTGTTGAAGGAGACGTCATGAGAAGATTGCATTGGAGatttgatgaaattcaagtcaaagTGGAGATTTGTGACATAAATTACTTGATGAAACATCAAGTCACATGGGcagcacaaatttttttctacAAATAGGTTTCGGCTGTAGTGTTTTGTCTAACTTGCAATAGGAGTCTTTAGCCAACATGAAATTCTACTCCAAGTTGAAATTCCTTCTCCTAGTCGAGTTGGATTTTTGGCAACCAACTTGTGACTCTTATATATTTGTACTTACAGAAAGAACAAAGAGAGAGCCACACAACTTCAATTTTATCACCTTTATAGTGTTGCATGGAGTAGGGAATTGAGAGTTAGATTTCttttcttgtcaaaattttcttttgtatgaGAGTGAGATTTAGGTGTATTAGAAGCATTTGGGGTTTTGAGTGTCTTCTCTCTGCTATTGTTTAtacttcatcttttgatagtgaatttcttcCTAGTCGTCTCCACATGTGGATATAGGTTTATTAAGTCGAACTATGTTAAATATTGGTGTCCCGTGTGATTGGATTATTTTAGTGTCTTCTTTTCATCTTTGGGatgctaaaaattattttgtcacAACATACTTTGTTGCATAatccaaataataaaaataataataataaataaataaataaaaggtagcTGGTTGGTAATATTCTTATTActagaaaaaaatgtttgaaatataattttaaataatatatattaaaacagtttctttaaatgctttggCAGTATTTTCTATATCAATTACTAAGGGGATTGAAGTACATACACTCTGCAAGTGTTTTGCACCGAGATTTGAAGCCAAGCAACCTGCTTCTCGATGCAAACTGTGACCTCAAGATTTGTGACTTTGGGCTTGCAAGAACTACCTCAGAGACGGATTTCATGACAGAATATGTTGTAACTCGATGGTATCGAGCCCCTGAATTGCTACTGAACTGTTCAGAATACACTGCAGCCATTGATATTTGGTCAGTTGGTTGCATTTTCCTGGAGATTCTCAGAAGGGAGCCACTATTTCCTGGTAAAGACTATGTTCAGCAGTTGATGCTTATAACTGAGGTACTTGTGCTTTAACTCTTTCCATATTTCAATTCAGTAGATGTGATATGCATGAATAGGGTTTAGATATAGAGTGGGCACTCCTTGTAGGTACTGTCGAGAAAAGTTGCATATCTTCTTCAGGTAACCTAATGGTTTTATGCTTGgttttctgtttctttcttaAATTCTCCAAATAGTTGTTAGGTTCACCAGATGATTCAGATCTTGGATTTTTAAGAAGTGATAATGCTCGAAAGTACGTCAAGCAGCTGCCTCGTTTCCCAAGGCAACCCTTTATAGAGAAGTACCCAAATGTGTCCCCATTGGCAATTAATCTTGCAGAGAAAATGCTAGTGTTTGATCCATCCAAACGCATAACTGGTATTCCTCAAAGCTTTGAACAAATTTCCATTTCATTGTTCTCAGTCATTCATCTGCTAAggatatcatttttttttattgtacaTGTAAAGTTGAGGAAGCACTGAATCACCCATACCTATCTGGTCTTCACGAGATAAACGAGGAGCCCACTTGTCCATCTCCTTTCATCTTTGGTTTTGAGCAGACATCCTTGAATGAGGAAGATATAAAGGAGCTCATATGGGAGGAGTCTCTAAATTTCAACCCAGATGACATGATAGAGTAAGCTCACCATCACCAGTAACTCTCCTTGTTTCCCTGGTTTGGTTCACTGAAGTCCTAGTTATAAGAGTGAGATTTTCGTTTGGAGGGAAGTATactatatttatacatatactATATGTAAGCTTATGTATAATCAAGCATAGCATTTAGGGAGATGGGTTCTcccttcctcttctttctctttttttccagTCAGCAAATGGCAATTTGCTCATGAGTGTAGTGCTGGGTGAAGTTACTGGATTTATTCCTTTCTGGAATCCAGTGCCCACTGAGGGGTTGGTATGCATAAAAGAAGGCTATGTTCTCTTGTGGCTGTGATTTGTACATGTAAATCCAATTTTTCTAagagaaaaagaacataaaacatAAGCACAATTCGTGTGATTTGTATATTCGAATGTTTGTATTACTCTGATGCATATGTCTGGAGATTCTCTATTGCTTCAAGATTACCATGTCTCAGTGGAATGTAATTGCATTCTTGTGACATTAGTCATATGGGGGTTGCTTTTTGGATTATGTTGGCCCAaagtgctttttgttttttatttgataagcGTTCTGGTGTGACACAAATGTaaagtaattttgagtgtttttattttgaaaatagaaaacgAATGGAAGGAAGGATTATGTTGGCCCTGGGGGTTGTTAGAAAttcatgtgttttcttttttttcttttttttttgtaaaaaaaaaaaaacttttccttTCCCAATACAACAAAATATGAGGGCCAAAATCATGAGGAATTGCATTTGAAATATTTGTCACCAAAATCATGAACTTCAATTGTATAAGTACTGTAGTGTGTGCATGTAGATTTAACAAATGGGACGTCACCGTTTTAAGAATGCTAAAAatccaaagaacaaaaaaaaaataataataaaaaaaagacagaaatttcttctagAGGAAATATCTTTCAACCCATTGCCAGTCTAGAAaaaatatcttccaacccattaaaaataataccatgtgtctataaacatttaaaaggcacattaaattcttaacgtcattaatagcagtttcctaatttagactaaatttaatgtgtcttttaaatgtttatagacacatgGCACTATATTAAGTGGgtacataaatattttctccattcatcaatctTATACATATATCACAATACATATgtaatccatatatacaatctcatatctcataagacatctaaatccaaaatgatgatatTATAAAGACAAAGTGTACCACATCTTAGTTAAGGGCGCCTGGATAGCAAGAgcaccaaaattatttttagttatatagGGGAACTAGCTGctcaaacattaattttggTGCGCTTGCAagccaggcgcccttaattaggggcgcttaAGGGGCCTGGATAGCAAGCGTCtcgaattaagggcgcttgtCAGCCAGGTGCACTTAATTAATGGTGCCTAACTGGCAGACGCCCCTAATTAAAGGCGCTTGGATAGCAGGCGTtccgaattaagg from Corylus avellana chromosome ca10, CavTom2PMs-1.0 includes:
- the LOC132163614 gene encoding mitogen-activated protein kinase homolog NTF6-like, whose product is MEIEAGESEARGVPTHGGRYVQYNVLGSLFEVSAKYVPPIHPVGRGAYGIVCCATNAETKEEVAIKKIGNAFDNRIDGKRTLREIKLLCHMDHENIIKIKDIIRPPERENFNDVYIVYELMDTDLHQIIRSSQALTDDHCQYFLYQLLRGLKYIHSASVLHRDLKPSNLLLDANCDLKICDFGLARTTSETDFMTEYVVTRWYRAPELLLNCSEYTAAIDIWSVGCIFLEILRREPLFPGKDYVQQLMLITELLGSPDDSDLGFLRSDNARKYVKQLPRFPRQPFIEKYPNVSPLAINLAEKMLVFDPSKRITVEEALNHPYLSGLHEINEEPTCPSPFIFGFEQTSLNEEDIKELIWEESLNFNPDDMIE